The genomic DNA TCGGCGGAAGAGTTGCGATCGACGATACGAAGATCGGAGATCGACGGACTGAGGTTATCGGTCGGCCAATCGGATCCTTCCGGGATGTCCAAGTTGGTAAAAGGGGATTCCTTCGCGGAGAATTACTACGATTACGGGCTCCTGGACCGAAGTAACTACGTCCGGGCTATGAACTCTACGGGATATAACTACGAAGCCGGCTCATCGGCCGTCTTTCGAAGCATCCTGACCATACTGCTCAGGGTCGGGTTTCTTCTCGTTCAAATCGGCAGCGTTCCCGTGAGCAACGTGAACCTCATCCTCCTCCACCACATCGTTGACTTCTGTGCCGTTACCCTGGTCTACATCCTTGTCGGTTTCGTCATCGCCTTCAACGGCGACGTTTCCGGCGCCGTCGGAGAAGGTGTCTGGATCGGAGACGTCAGGGCGAACATGAACGACGCGATCCTGGGCTGGGAGGCGGCGGTGACGGCTTCAGCGATTTGCACCTGCGGGATAGTCGGCAGGATGCATGCGGTCGGGTACCTGCTCACGGCGATCCTGATCTCGGGAATGGTCCAGCCGTTCCTGATCCACTGGGCCTGGACTCCGCGAGGTTGGATGGCCGACAATTCGCTGACCGGGAAGTCCGTGTCCTTCAAGGACTACGGAGGCGGAGGAACGGTCCACGTGGTTGGTGGTCTCTCGGGATTTCTGGGCTGCGCGACGTTGGGTCGAAGGATACTGAGACTCCGGGACATAGACGACGCCAGTCTGCCCACCGATTCTCCAGGAAGCGCTTTCGCCGGATACCTCTTGATATTCCTCGGCCTCCAAGGATTCGGTTTGCCCATCTCCGACCATGGCAACTCCAAGGCACCGCCACCCGGCACGTCCTACATCCTGATAAACAACTTACTCGCAGCCTCAACTTCTTCCCTCTTCGTCGTGGCCCTACACTTCGCCCTGAGCCGAGAGGCGTTCAACTACTGGACCGTGACGCGCTGCATCCAGGGCGGAATTTCCGGTATAGTTGCAATCGCCGCCGGCGTCGACCTCTACTCGCCCTTAGTCGTTGTCGGCATCAGCTGCGCCAGTGGTCTCGTATTTTACTTGGTCTCGAGGCGAGTTTACCGCAGCGCCCTCGAGGACTACTGCAACATCGTCGCCACCCATTTGGCCTGCGCCCTCTTCGGCAGTTTCCTTGCTCCACTCTGCGGCAGGCCAAGAGGCAGCGACGCCGTAAATCACACAATGGTGCTCGACGTGGCCTGGCAGGTAATATGCATCTTGGCCTTGATCTCGACCGTGGCAGTGACCATGTGGCCGCTATTCGTTGCTCTCGAGGTCTGCGGCTTCCTCCGGAACCGATCCGAATTCATCAACCACCTCAGGGCGATAACCGCTCTCGAACGTGGACCACCCAGATCCTACATGCAGAGACTCTTCTTCCCCGGCATTGAGAGTGTCTACTTGCAGCCAGGGTCAGCGATCAAAAGTGAACCAGGGCCGCAGGCAATGAGTCCGAGGATGTGGAGGTATCAGCAAGAGATTGCCAGACTGGAGCAGACCAGAACGAAGCAGACTGCTAACGCGGATTTGGTTGGAGGTACCGAGGCGTCGGTCGCTGTTCCGGCAACTAGTCCGACGGATAAAAAAGTTAAGAAGGTCAGGCAGATTTACACTCTTCCGGGAAACAGCGTTTCCGGACACGTCGAGGTTGGAGGAACTGGAGAGTCCTTGGAGAACGAAAGTCGTCCTATTAAGCAGGGTCTGCTTGAGGTGGACGATATCATGTCGAAGGTGCTGGTTGAGGGTGGCAAAAATGTGCCGAAAGACGCGGACAACCTTCAGATTGTTTTTCCCGGAAATTCTGCCAGCGGTCAAAAATATCGTTTGAGTAAACAGCTCGGCACTTCGTTGCACAGGACACAGAAGTTCACAAGTCTACATTCTGCAGAGCCCCA from Diprion similis isolate iyDipSimi1 chromosome 2, iyDipSimi1.1, whole genome shotgun sequence includes the following:
- the LOC124416239 gene encoding ammonium transporter 1 member 2-like, whose translation is MIHGPLGSQSTQGDKSEGYCHIKFNKKKDIVGSPEAELRSTIRRSEIDGLRLSVGQSDPSGMSKLVKGDSFAENYYDYGLLDRSNYVRAMNSTGYNYEAGSSAVFRSILTILLRVGFLLVQIGSVPVSNVNLILLHHIVDFCAVTLVYILVGFVIAFNGDVSGAVGEGVWIGDVRANMNDAILGWEAAVTASAICTCGIVGRMHAVGYLLTAILISGMVQPFLIHWAWTPRGWMADNSLTGKSVSFKDYGGGGTVHVVGGLSGFLGCATLGRRILRLRDIDDASLPTDSPGSAFAGYLLIFLGLQGFGLPISDHGNSKAPPPGTSYILINNLLAASTSSLFVVALHFALSREAFNYWTVTRCIQGGISGIVAIAAGVDLYSPLVVVGISCASGLVFYLVSRRVYRSALEDYCNIVATHLACALFGSFLAPLCGRPRGSDAVNHTMVLDVAWQVICILALISTVAVTMWPLFVALEVCGFLRNRSEFINHLRAITALERGPPRSYMQRLFFPGIESVYLQPGSAIKSEPGPQAMSPRMWRYQQEIARLEQTRTKQTANADLVGGTEASVAVPATSPTDKKVKKVRQIYTLPGNSVSGHVEVGGTGESLENESRPIKQGLLEVDDIMSKVLVEGGKNVPKDADNLQIVFPGNSASGQKYRLSKQLGTSLHRTQKFTSLHSAEPHCSEEKQTSDDPTVWPPSDFTVKVLMEPRREINCSSDSDDEVAVTEPFENLNQTV